A window of Synechococcus sp. WH 8109 genomic DNA:
GGACATCCCCTGGACCCGTCGAGATCGGGTGCTGCTGCTGGGGATGCGCTCGCTGATCTGGGCCCTCGATCCATTGAGGGCCGTCCCGGAAGGTGGCGTGACCATGCTCTGCGAGAACGAAGCCGACCGCAGCCGGCTGGAAGCGCAGATGGATCTGCTCGAGCCGGAGCATCGGCCAGAGCTGCTGACCGGCAACCTCGACGCTCTGCCCGCACGCCAAGCCTTCGATTGGATCGGGGGAAGGCTCGCCGCTGCCGACCTGCAAGGGCAGCACTGGACGGCGCTGCTGAAAACAATCAACCAACATGCCGAGCCGACAACAGGCTTACGGCTGCTGATCAGCCGCGCCGAACTGGGGCCCGCCGGTGCATTGCTGCAAGACGGCGAGCCAACAAAGCTGTTCAGCGATCTGGTGGCTCAAGAACAGCAGTGGCTTGAGCTGCAGCAGCGTCCGGAAAAGTTGTTAACGAAGGCTGGCTGGCAGCTCCGTAGTGAGGAGTGGCTTGAACATCTCATGCTTCCAGGGGGCACGGAACTGGCTGAGCGATGGCTAGCCGAAGGATCGCCCTACCGGCAGGCCATGGGGGAGATCAGCACGGAAGTGATGAAGGAATTACGCCGGTCACTGAACAGCCTGGGAGAGGGTGGTTTACGACTACCAATGCGCCATCAATTGATCACTGGCGAGCAAAACACGCCATAAAAAAGCCCCGGCCGTAGCCGGGGCTGAAATCATGGGATCAGCGCTCAGAGTTGGCTTTGATGCAAGCCGGCAGAAAGACGTACCAAGACAACAACGAGGTGGCTTGGGCTCCACTCACTTTGTCAGGAGCACAAACGTTCTGCCTGCCGTCAGTCGGTCCGTTACCGGATAAACGGAAGGAGACGGGCAGCTGTTTCATGATGCCGATAGAGCTAATGAGCCCATCTTTGGCATCCGCGATGATGGCGGCCCGCAGAGCCATGGCCGCCGTCGTCTTTTGGCTCCAATAAGGGACATAAGAACTTGTTTGATCCTTCAAAAAGGCTTCACCGGCGCCGGAATCAAGAAACCGGGACACACCGGCGAGGTCAACTGCATAGGACTTATTCAAACCAAAACGAAGCTCTTCGGTGGTCCAGCCGGACATCTGAATGGCGTCCTGAAGAGCACGGTCTGTGACCGCGCCGTCAACAAGAAAAGATTCGAGCTCGCTGTATGTAGTGGTACTAACTGAACCACCATTTTGCCAGCGCACCGGTTGCTGGGTGTTGGCTTTTGAAAAAGGGCCAGGAATGACCGCAAGGGATATACCAAGGAGAAGTAAGGCCACTACACGGTTCATCAAAAGCTTCGGGGCAGTAGTTCAGT
This region includes:
- a CDS encoding alpha/beta hydrolase: MNRVVALLLLGISLAVIPGPFSKANTQQPVRWQNGGSVSTTTYSELESFLVDGAVTDRALQDAIQMSGWTTEELRFGLNKSYAVDLAGVSRFLDSGAGEAFLKDQTSSYVPYWSQKTTAAMALRAAIIADAKDGLISSIGIMKQLPVSFRLSGNGPTDGRQNVCAPDKVSGAQATSLLSWYVFLPACIKANSER